TGGCATCTTAAATATGCAAAGCAGCACaatgcacacaaaaaaacccactaagcTCTTACAACGAATATCAAGTAGTCTGATAAGGAGCTTCATACAACTTCTGCAAAAAGGATGAAAGGTATTTCTATTCTAATCTATTCTCTTTAGCTCTGATTCTACAATTAGATCAGTGCAGGTGGACTTTGATGACTGGACAGTGCCAAAGTAGGGCTGTGCATGGGTTCAAGGGTCCATCTGTGTGGATaagattgcagaatcagggcctaagtgctCGTGCAATTCCCTTGCAAGTTCTCTGTAGTTAATGTCTTAGTTAATTTGCAATTACGTAGAATTTTTGCACATGATCATCATCATCCAGTAAGGTATATACTGTTTTAGTGTCACACTAAGGCTaaactttctttttattaaatgagCAACGCAATGGTTTGGTTTTGGTAGGACTCATTTATGGAAATTATTTAATGGAAAGTGATGGGGCTAACAATTGTGAGGGTCTGTCTAAGAGAGAGTTACGATACAACTTTGTCTTCAATGCAGATAAAGTGTTAGCACAGGTTTGTAGAGTTGGACCCTAACAATACCACTCATATTGGCTTCAACTGGATTAACCATTTGAGTAAGGATCTGAGGGGGTATTGGGGCCTTTGGTGCTACTGTGAACCGAGGTAGAGGAAAGCAAAACCTCtttcaagtttgtttgtttgtttttttaaatatactcacTGACTGATTGATTCAACTCCGGTCTTATTTCCACCACGGTCTGCATCTTCATCAGTATCAGAGTCAGCTCCAGTCTCACCTTGATGTATAAAATTTCGGCATATGAGATTATAGCCAAGTGTTGCTTCCTACCTGCTTGGAGTTATTTTCAAAACTTAATTTTACCCAAAGTCAACAGTGTAGTTTTTCCAGTTGAAGATGTTCTAAAATTACATTTacccaaaagaaaaaagcaatttCTGAAATTGCTGCTGCCCACAAGCTGAGACTAGTTTGAACTATCCTTTGATTATCCATTAATGTATAAGAAAATCCAGTTGGTTAGGGCAATTCCAGCTTTGTTACTGTATTAAGGGAAAAGGGCAATGAAAGGCAGAGAATCTGCATCACGTAAGCCCCACAGTGAGCTACACAAGAGGGGTTATAGGTGGACCACCCACTCAGAGGACCTCTGCATCTCCTGCAACCAAAGGGGAGCTCAACATTGGCACAGAAAAGTTAGCAATAAACAAGCCAATATTGAAGGGAATTTGGCAGACAGACCAGAGAAGGTACCACTGGATACCATGTGAATACATGGATCTAGTAGCTGAAAGTCCCCAAGTAGGGACTGCAAAAGAGGCTGCAGACACTATTCCAGCTCATGGGTTTGAATGCAGCCACAGAGCAGCTACACGTCAACCCCGGGGCCTGTCATGCAGCACACCCACATGAAACTCAATTACAACACACTAAACTGTGGCTTGCCCCAAGTGCTTGTACAAGAAAATATGACACCACATTACTTCCCAGCACAGGCTACATAAGCGTGTCACAGCAGGGGACAGAACAGCCTACATGGGATTGCTACACACCTTGATGCATTGGGTGGGAGATTAGGTAGAACTATGACTCTACCCCAATGCatcagccagcacagctgagctggtaCAGCAGAGGATGTAATCTGCTACTCATACATAACAGCAGCAAATTATTTCCCTCCGTAGCACGTGGGGATCCAAGGAAAGAAGTGTGGCTATTAATAGCCAAACTCCCTTCCTGGTCTGTTCCTGGGGCAGCACCGTACTGCCCTTTTCTATGGGCTGAGAGAAGATTCTCATTCTAACCCTATAACTCTATACAACAACCATGAATTTTGCTTTAATAGAACAACaatctagagctggtcagaaaaagggatgttttcctgcagaaaatttagatgaaaataaaaatctgtttttctttaaaaaatttccatggaaaaattaTACTTTTTGTTGAAAGTCTGATAACTGAAAACTTTAgggtgaaaaattgaaaaatttctattgagaaaaatcaaaattaaatattttgtgttgGATCATTTCAACTTTAAACTGTCCATACAGGAAAATCGCAGGGGCTCAGGAGATGGCAGTTTAATGTCAAATCaacacaaaaaaaaagtttgggagttttttgacaaaaagcaGTTTTCCATAGAAAGACACTTTGCatgaaaaagtttgttttgtcaaaaaccttattttccatcaaaaatagtTTAGACAAAGTTTTTGAGCAACCCTAGGTATATCACAGCAGATGACATTAGATAAGTTAATACCTGTTGATAGAAAAATGTGGTTAAGAGCTATTGTCTTATTACATATATTTTGGTTTATGTAGAAAAATATAGTTAGCCAGATAATTTTAACTTTTTACAGTACTAGAAGTTTATTCCTTTcaagttatttattttaagaaatttctGAGGATGCAGTGATTTGATGCAGAAAAGGCCCATCTTTAAGATAGATTCCTTTAACTGGGCACTGTTGTACAATTAAAGATCAAAATCCGCAGAATTTACCATAAGAGAAAATAAAGAGCTAGTTCTTACCTTCAAGAATCTTCAGGAGTTTTTTCTCAGATAGAAGTTCTAACTGATCCAGGCAAAGTCTTTTGATTTCCTCCATGGAACAATTCTAAGAAGATTGAGgcaataaattaaaacaaaaaaatccacattcaTAATCCACATATCTGAGGAGAAGCATATATGCAAATCACAATCAACCCTCCACTTCTATCAAAAATTAAACAACTGTTGTCTTTAGAGTGAAAGAATCTGAAATCATTAAGAGATGCAGATGaatcaaatttgaaaaaaaaaccactctctCTCTTCATCACACCTCAAAGGGCTTTTGAATTCTTGCTGAGACCTGATGATCTTCTCTATCCTCTTTGATCCGGACAaccacctttggaagatgaacTGCAAATACAACATGAACGTTCCAGCCATTTCAGCTCTACCTGCTGCATGTTCTCATTAACCAAACTAGCAGGGATATTATGTACATCACTCAAATGTTTCAGTTCCTCTCGTACAGTTCATACAACATCCAGCTCAGACAGCAGCTCCTTTTTTGCTGTGATGCACCTTCCTGAGATATCACAGCCATCAGATAACTACAAAGGAGCAATaagacacgtgtgtgtgtgtgtgtgtgtgtgtgtaaagttaagtatttaacaacaataaaaaaattaaaactgacaAATACAAAGATACAATTTCTGAAAAACTACACAATATTAAGTGTCTGTTACCTAATTCTCCTTTAGATTCTATGGTGGTTGTGACATCTGAACAATGTGCAAGCTAGTGAGTCATTATGTAGGAGAAGCTGGTAATATGAGCCATGAGCATAAACCATGCTTACTCCACAAGCTCTGTCCCTAACTAGTAGCTGAACCACAAAGAAGTTTAAATTAGAGCCAACAGAGCTGCACCTTCTAGCTCAGGCAGTAAAGTCTTATGTTCAGcggtcctgggttcaattcctgttGCCAGTGACCTACCCAGGGGCATCAAGTTATGTAAGCAAGATAGGATGACAAGGATctgaaaagtgattttaaaagaagAGGATATAGGTAAAATGTACTTAACACTCTTCATGGGTAGTTAAATGAAGCATTTAGCCCATATTACTGAAGTGTATGGAATTTCTAGCTCTTTTGTGTTTCTGAATGCTAGCTACCATATTTCCTGGTAAGGATAAAAGTCCCTTTAGAATAATCTTTGTTATTTTCAATCACAGATTATTAGAACTTCAGGCGCAGCACAGGCTTAGACACAGTTTTGTTACTGTACTTCGATCCCTGTGGCAACAAACAGCCCTGCAAGGATGACATGAGGTATGTTTTTTTGTGTCTATctatccttttgttttaaactcatTACCTTAATCTTGCTCAATGCCTCAGACTGGAAAGCTGTTCCTTTAACCTTTTTAGGTCACATTAGAAGATGCACACTCCCAGAATaataatattgttttttaaaggaaacctACTATCAATCACTTGGCTAATCTAACCCTAGATAACAACAGACATTTCAATTCTAGGGTTTTCTTTAGCAGAGGCTGCTAGTCTTATCAaattgtatgtttttattttctttagtttaAACAGGAATAACATTCCTCCAGGGTGAACATTCCaaattcattttcacttgtgacctGGAGGACTGGAGCTCAAGCAGATGACATAAACCAGGCACTCATTCTACAGAATGTTCTAATAATAAATTAGAGTCAGGTCTTACTGTAGCAGCTATGGTATGACAAAATTATGCTCTATTACTGTTTGTTTTCCTTCCATACCATAGAAAAGTTTAATATCATATTACAGAGAAGGAGGAAAACATTTAAATAGTTTtagaaatataaaaatcaaatctCATTATCAGTCAGCTCAATATTAAGAAGTCTATACTCAAAGCAGCTCTTCAACCCAACTATGAAATGCTGTCATTTCtatataccacagtgatgagcatggtatcattacttaaaaaattaaaagtacagCAATGTCTTAACAATGCATAGAAATACTATGCAACAGTTTAAGACATGAAGTGAATACCACATCGAATTGGAATTCTAGGAGGAATTTAGCAGAACAGAATAAAATTAGTGCATTTGACTAATTGGGGTTAACAATGCCTTCTTAAAAATACTGCCATAGGATCTTTAAATGACAAGTTTCACCATGGTTTCATGTCTCATCTTTGTGAAGACTCTGAATAAGAGTGAAAAAGATAAAAACAGAGGACTGTACCCTAGTGGaaaattattaaatttaaaatttcataTAACTGTTGCACAAAAGTTATGTAGGCTGCTGTAATACACATGTTGGAAATCCACTGGACTGACCTGAGGCAAACAGAGCTGTTCAGCCCTGCATATACTGAAGAGTTAAGTATATTTCAATACCTTCAAAACATCAGGCAGCATTTTCTGCAGTTTCTTCTCCCCTATGACACAGAAGCACTGGTGAAGCATTTCCTTTTTGTCTGCAATGTAGAAACTAACTGGTTTTAGAGACACACTGAGGTCTAGTCCACCGTCTTCTATGTCGCTGTGCTCTTCAGCTAACTCCTCTTTTTCTGCAGATGGCACAGTACATTTTATTTCCTAAAATTAAAAGATATTAAAACgcttggaaaaataaaattaatggaaattgtcTCTTTAATAAGTTAAGAAAGGAGGAAAGCTTTTACAACGGTGTCTGTCTCAACAATACGGTTCTTACTATAAGATGTTTAAAAGGATATTACAAATGAACATCTTGTATTTCTGGAATGTTATGAACCTTTAAGTGCTTTACATTGTAAGATGGAGAAAGTTACATGAATGCTCTTCAAATGTGTAGGCCAAACATTAATATCCCTCTCAAAAATCTGGCTATTTTGGCTCATCCTAGCAGTCTGAAAGACCATAAAGCAAAGAGCTACTTCACCACATAATCTGAATAAtatatttggaaaaaacaaaataaaactttgcCCACTTGGCTATAACTGGGCTGCTGTATTCCCTCAAATTAATGGAAAACAAGGGGAGAGATGTTTGGCAGCACAAAAAACATGTTCCTCTGGTATGTCTGACGCAGTTAATCACAATTAGCCTTTGTAAAGCTACTGCTAATGACAAATGTCTTGCTGAAACAACAGTTTGTGCCCAGGATCTTGAGAACCAAATGGGGTAAATGTTATGACAAGAACATGTATTGGGCAGGGCGATGTGGTACAGGAAAGACTATAGAGATTCCCCAGAAATATCTTTTCATGTAGCCCTCCCTACCATCAAACATTAAAAATTAGCTAGTAAGTGTGAAACTGTTTTCCTATAATGCAATTCTGTAGATACTAATATACAAATTTTGGTCACCTCTAAAACTTGTCCCCCATCTAATTTCCCATGGGAAAAGTTATGCAGCTCATCAATACTCAGACTAGCACCACACAGTTTCTGCACTTTATTCCTTCAGCAGGTTTCTATCGGTTTGCCTTTTCTCTACTCTGCATTtgtctctgttgctttctatttTGGTGTTGTGTGTAAAACGCTTCTGAGCTTGAGGCAGGAGTTACTTTTCCTGACTCGAAGGAGTCATGTTCTTTCTGAATCCAGCACTTCACGGTGGCTTTAACAGGACACTGACTGCCGGTGCACTAAAGGGAACGGACTGATGTAGCTGCTTCGGAGGAGCTGGCAAGGTAGGGCCACCCCACGGGGAGTGGGGGCAATGCCAGTGGGTCGGGCTTTAGCAGAGGCCCGTGGGGGAGACGCTTTCACGCTGGGTGGGTTGGAGGACGGGGGCGCCTCCCTTGGCCATGTCCAGCCGGGTGGGCGCTCTGCTCTAGCCCACGCAGGAGTTGGGCGGGGCAGCCCCACCGCCCGGGCCacgcagggggtcagactagtcGATCTCACCGGGTTCTTCTGGCCTCGGGCTCCAGGAACCAGACCGAGCCGCCGCCTAGCCGGTACCGCGCCCCTCCCCGCCAGGCAGCCCCGGCCCTCCCGGCTCAAAGCCACCCCAGCGCTCAGCgccacagcccctgcctcccccgcGGGAGCACCGCCGCTTCCGCGCGCCcggccaggccccagcccccgTTACCTCCAAGAGGCTGTAGCTGGACTCGGTACTTCGCCGCTTCCCCTCGGTGCCCCCCGCGCCCGAGCCCCCGTCTAGGCCGCTGGAACGAGAGCGGCGCCGCTTCTTTTCCTTGGAGGATTTGCGGCCCGGCATCGGCCCGGCCTCGCGGCGGTTGGAGCCGCGTTCCGTCCCCCACCAACGGTCACATCCCCCGAGTCACCGACAGAACAGCCACCCGCAACCGTCGCGGGTTGATTCCATCACCACGACAACGGGCTCCCGGCGGCGCCGTGGTGACGTCAGAGCCGGGGCAAGTGGACTTCCGGCGCTTCGTGGTGGTGAGGATTTCCGCTGCAAGTACTTCCGGTGCTGGGAGGCGCGGCGGATCCGCCTGCAGCGAGGAGCCCTGGTCAAGGCTGCCCAGCATTTCCCCCAGGCCTGCTGCAGGCGTCCCGCGAGCCGCCCACTGCCTGGCCCAGGGCAGACGGGCAGTGTGTGATCGGGGGCTGCAGGCGGCTGGGGGAGCGTGGAGGGAAGCTAGGGGAGTGgttggcagcagcagggatggcGTGGGGAAGCACTCTGGGAGTCGGGTATCAGTCAGAGCTGTAGGGTGTATGCTCACATCTCCGCCTGGCTGTCCAACTGCTAGACCGGCTTGTTTCCCAGCAGGAAGTTAGGACCAGCTGCCTCAGTGAGCATCTTTCCACCTTCTTTTAGGGAAGATGCAGTTGATTTTGTAGTCTGACAAATAGCAGATGAAGTCAAATTCTGCAACTGTACTGTTTGGTGCTTCTTTATTGTGCTCCAGAGACCGGAGTTGCCATAAAGTCGAGGGAACCACTGCAAAGGgcagagatggatggatgggagaATGTTCCTTAATCAATTATATGGAAACTGGAACAATTTCAGAATAATCATCTAGGGTGCCTGATAAGGTTCTGACTTGCCTGACAAAGCAGTATGTTGAGGGAGCCTGCATGGGTAATGTTAGGAGAGGGAGGGAAACTTCACAGATGAACAACAATCGGATATCTGATAATTGAATGTActatttgcatatttaaaattTCTTTCTGTGGAgcatccttcaaaaaaaaaaaatgcctggaTGTTTTTATAAGAAAATAGAATACCAGTGTTGTCTTAAAAGTAAAGTCTATGTGAACCAAGGTATAATGGAAAAATTGTTGATCAGCaagaaggaggggaggaaaggcctGGAAAGAAAGGAGGTTGTAAATCATATCTACTTTAAAAGTGGAACTAAAGATGACCTGTCTCAAATTggtttttagctgaagtcagGAATTGGCAGTGATATCATTTGTTTGTTAAAGAGTATACAAAATTCAGAAGCAGAGGGGTCTTTGTCAGACCCTACCTTACCATGAGCACCCAGAATGAGACTGTTTTCCCTAGGTCTGGCCtatttgtaagtatcttgatcacATGCTTATGAATattgtgttaggtgtagtgactGTGATTTTTAGGCTGTTAGGCAATTGTATAATTGAGCGATTGTATAAAATACCATTTGGCCTTGGGTTTAATAAAGGAATCTATGGTTAAAATAGTGTCTGGTGGTCTATATTAATTTCTAATATTAGTAAGTCCAACAATTAGGCTTTAGAATTAACACTCAAAATGAATGCAGCAGTTCACACACTGTGCTATTATTTCAATGTCTAGgtccagatagggtgaccagacagcaagtgtgaaaaatcgggactgtccctataaaatcgggacatctggtcaccctaggtccagATAACATTGCACTGGTACACATTTTCAACCTTATCTTTGCAACCAGAAAAGTTAGaaacactccctctccccctatGAAAGTATAAATTTGATAAAATGCAAATATCAAAAATGCACAGATTCTAAATTCTGCATAATAGCCATgcggggtcagaccaatggtccatctagtacaGTATCCTGtttttcgacagtggccaatgccagatgtatcaaagggaatgaacagaacagggcatctGTCCAgagatccatcccatcatccaatcccaacatctggcagtcagaggcttagggacacccggttgtttgcttgcatccctgactatcacGGCTAATAACTaggcccctaccaaattcatggtcaattttggtcaatttaacaattttaggattttaaaaataataaatttcatgattttagttatttaaatcagaaatttcacagtgttgtaatagGAGTTCTGATCCAAACAGGAGTTGGGAGGGGGTTTACAAGGTTGCtgagtgtgtgtgcagggggtggggtgttgcggtactgctacccttacttctgctggcagcagcgctgccttcagagctgggcagctagagagcggcagctgctggccaggagcccagctctgaatgcagagccaccgccagcagcggCGCAGAGgtatggcctggtatggtattgccacccttctgcactgctgctggcaggatgctgccttcagagctgggcacctggctaacagccgctgctctctgacTGCCCAGCActaaaggcagcacagaagtaagggtggcaataccgtgaccacCTTAacataactttgtgaccccccccctcacaactcccttttgggtcaggacccccaatttgagaaatgctggtctcccccagttaaatctgtatagtataaggtaaaaggaCACAAAAGACCAGTTTTCACTGGgggagactagatttcatggtccatgacatgtttttcatggccatgaatttggtagggccctaccaataaccactgatggacttcctccatgaatttatctagttcttttttaaatcccctggcaacaagtttcacaggTGGACTGTACTGTGTGAAgatgtacttccttttgtttgctttaaagctgctgcctattaatttcattaggtaactcctgattcttgtgttatatgaaggggtaaataacactctgCTATTCACTTTATCGACatcattcatcattttatagactCTATCATATCTGCCGTCAGTCATCTTTTCccagctgaatagtcccagtctgtCTTTCTCCTCTtagagaagctgttccatacccttcatTATTCTTGTGGCCCTGGAAATGTAGAACTTTGATTTCTAGCAGTTCTGCATATCCTCTTGTTTCTGagtgttttctttttgtaatgttTAATAAGTAACCAAGTCCTTGTAGAATTAATGGGaaactaccattgactttatTTAGATTTTAGGTTAGTATGGttgttaggtttttttattttagagagagaagccatagttaagattttgtcacagttatttttagtaaaagtcacaggcgTTCGTGAGCAGTCtatgactttactaaaaatacccagggACCAGGgctagattggggggggggaaatgacagcTGGAGtcccatgggggggtgggggaggaactgACAGGCCAAGCCATGGTGCAGGGGCGCACAGCCCTGGCTCCACCggccacagcaggggagggatgcgcagctgcagagcaggaGCACCCAGTGCCGGCTCCAATCCCAGCCACAGGCGCACAGTCCTGAGCACAGGCAAAGGAGGTGTATGGCCCTGGGAAGCTGCAAggggagtgcacagccccagggaaccacagaccggtcagcctcacctcagtccccagaaaaatcatggagcaggtcctcaaggaatccattttgaagcatatggaagagaggaaggtgatcagaaacagtcaacatagattcaccaagggcagcCACGAGGCAGGGGCAcgcagccccagctgcagggcagagcgcATGGTCCCGGCCACGACACAGGGGCACGTAGCCCCTGCTCCAGGCCCCGCTTCAGGGCAGAGCTCATGGCCACGGCACACGGGCCCACAGCCACAGCTCCAGGCCCAGCTGCGGGGCAGGGGAGCACATTGTCCCGGCTGAGCAGCGGCACAaagtcctgcctccagccctggcATCAGCCgctgacagctgaagccaaagaaaTCATGGAGGTCGgataaagtcacggaatctgtgactaaATCTTATCCTTACTCATAGTATGCAGCAATATATAGGATGAAGCTGTATTGACTGAGTGGATGAGATGAGACtaacaaagagagagaggccTGGTGACATTTAGTGAGGCTCAATGCAGTTGGAGCTAACATGCAGTAGCCTGCTCCAAATGTTTACAGCAGAGATCCTTACAGATTACCTTATCAAAGAATTATGGTTTATAGAAGAGATAGCACCTCTACAATTATTCTATTATGAAAAGGGATTCTATAGAATAACACTGCAAAGTTCCCATCAAGGTTTCTCTCTAAGTTTAGATTTCCCTCTCTTTCAACCTAAACAGCATGCCTGACTGGTTTATCCAGCAACTGGTTGAAATTGGCATGGATGAGAGTCAGCGGTCtcataacaggtttcagagggttagctgtgttagtctgtatcagcaaaaacaacgaggactcTTTagggcaccttagaaactaacatttatttgggcataagctttcgtgggctataacctacttcatcagatgcatggagtgaaagaaaatacagtaggcaggtataaatatacagcaccatgaaaagatgggagttgccttaccacgtggggggggggtcagtactaactaggccaattcaatcagggtggatgtagcccattcccaacagttgacaagaaggggagaatatcaacagaggggaaattactttttgtgatgctaacgaggccaattcaatgaGGGTGgttgtggcccattcccaacagacTTTTCCAACACCTTCTTGTCAAGTGTTGGGAATAGGCCACATCCAccttgactgaattggccttgttagcactgacccccccacttggtaaggcaatgcccatcttttcatgtgctgtatatttatatctgcctactgtattttccactccatgcacctgatgaagtgagttatagtgggttatgcccaaataaatgttaggctctaaggtgccacaaggactccttgttgtctcaTAATACTTAGCTCTACATAACTCCTTTTCATTTTAAGATCTCAGAGGAtaccattatccctattttacatatAGAGAACGTGAGAGAGGGGTTAGGGCCCAGATCggcagaggtatttaggcacccagctcctactgaaatcaatgggcgctAGGCACCTACATACCTGAGGAT
This genomic window from Trachemys scripta elegans isolate TJP31775 chromosome 6, CAS_Tse_1.0, whole genome shotgun sequence contains:
- the CAAP1 gene encoding caspase activity and apoptosis inhibitor 1, which gives rise to MPGRKSSKEKKRRRSRSSGLDGGSGAGGTEGKRRSTESSYSLLEEIKCTVPSAEKEELAEEHSDIEDGGLDLSVSLKPVSFYIADKKEMLHQCFCVIGEKKLQKMLPDVLKNCSMEEIKRLCLDQLELLSEKKLLKILEGETGADSDTDEDADRGGNKTGVESISQQDNNVDSTSSLREDSKLEGLESKQGKGEDSDVLSINADAYDSDIEGPCNEEESPDVPESAVRSGAGQIDDLQKDIDKSVNEILGLAESSPKESKAANLAVAPSEDVQPSAQQLELLELEMRARAIKALMKAGDVKK